A stretch of Mesoplodon densirostris isolate mMesDen1 chromosome 7, mMesDen1 primary haplotype, whole genome shotgun sequence DNA encodes these proteins:
- the LOC132494099 gene encoding uncharacterized protein LOC132494099, which yields MFSTVQQVPDQAACESAPATGGVKKPHRYQPGTVALREIRRYQKSTELLIRKLPFQRLVRKIAQDFKTDLRFQSSAVMALQEACEAYLVGLFEDTNLCAIHAKRVTIMPKDIQFPYRSTESFVAR from the exons ATGTTTTCT ACGGTGCAGCAAGTACCTGACCAGGCGGCCTGCGAGAGCGCGCCGGCCACGGGCGGCGTGAAGAAGCCGCACCGCTACCAGCCCGGCACGGTGGCCCTGCGCGAGATCCGCCGCTACCAGAAGTCCACGGAGCTGCTGATCCGCAAGCTGCCGTTCCAGCGCCTGGTGCGCAAGATCGCGCAGGACTTCAAGACAGACCTGCGGTTCCAGAGCTCGGCCGTGATGGCGCTGCAGGAGGCGTGCGAGGCCTACCTGGTGGGGCTCTTCGAGGACACCAACCTGTGTGCCATCCACGCCAAGCGCGTCACCATCATGCCCAAGGACATCCAGTTCCCCTACAGATCAACGGAGAGCTTCGTGGCACGATAG
- the LOC132493506 gene encoding histone H2A type 1-like, whose protein sequence is MMSGRGKQGGKARAKAKTRSSRAGLQFPVGRVHRLLRKGNYAERVGAGAPVYLAAVLEYLTAEILELAGNAARDNKKTRIIPRHLQLAIRNDEELNKLLGKVTIAQGGVLPNIQAVLLPKKTESHHKAKGK, encoded by the coding sequence ATGATGTCTGGACGAGGTAAGCAAGGCGGGAAAGCTCGCGCCAAGGCCAAGACCCGATCTTCACGGGCGGGGCTCCAGTTTCCCGTTGGCCGAGTGCACCGCCTGCTCCGCAAGGGCAACTATGCCGAACGGGTCGGGGCTGGCGCGCCGGTGTACCTGGCGGCAGTGCTGGAGTACCTGACCGCGGAGATCCTGGAGCTGGCGGGCAACGCGGCTCGCGACAACAAAAAGACGCGTATCATTCCGCGTCATCTGCAGCTGGCCATCCGAAACGACGAGGAGCTTAACAAACTGCTCGGCAAAGTTACCATCGCTCAGGGTGGGGTCCTGCCCAACATCCAGGCCGTGCTGCTGCCCAAGAAGACTGAGAGCCACCACAAGGCCAAGGGCAAGTAA